One Dysidea avara chromosome 8, odDysAvar1.4, whole genome shotgun sequence genomic window, AGCCTGCAGTACTTCTGTTTTAAATGCATGAATGAACACAACAGTtatgttttcatagtgtgattGAACACAGTATTTTATTTTCACAAAATTAAAATCAGGAACTTatcgcttataagctcctgtttAAGTtgatagctacataaaaatcaGTGTCTACAAAACACAGAATTCATTGCAGGAATATCCTTAGTACCACATAGGACAAGTGGTTAAGAAACACAGCATGATAGAATCACAGGAAAAACACAAACTTGTCTCGAGTGGTTAGTGGAATGTTTGATAATGCTGTATGAACGTATGAGCTTCAGGGTATCATAGATAGCAAACACGTGCAGTAAATAATAATTTGCAATAGATAAGAAAAGCTCAGCATTAAAGTAACCCTGAAAAATACTTGAGATGTGTTTAGAACATGATATAAACAGGATCGACTTGTAACATATATAGTAACAGGTCCACTGCTGACTTAAGAAAGGTTAGAAAACCTTAACCCTTTAGCCTGGTTTTACTGGAGTACAGTAAAACCTGTGAATTAAGGATACCTTTGGACAAACCACCAAAGTGTCCGATTGTCAAGGTGTCTAGGTCATACAACTAAAGGGATATTTTGGGACCATTCCCAAGTGTTCAGATTATGCAGGCGTTCTCATTTTCAAgtgtgtcctgattaacaggttccactgtaaacaaTAAAAATGTCATGTAGACACTAACGGTGTTCTAAACTCCATGTACCAGTGTAGGAGTAAGTGACAGGTAACTGCTGCTATACAAATTGTAATGTGTTCACATTCTGTGAAGTAAAACTGACACTTTGGAGTAGTCAATTATGGACTTTGTAGCAATACAAGGTCCAAGATGTTGGAGCCAGATATTTGGCAACATATTTCTATAGAATGTTCCAACCATTACACGTGCTTGtcacaaaaaaaaaagtgcATTGCGGCACACAAAAATAAAACGAATTTTCTTGCCTAGGTGGCTGCAACAGTTGTGCAAAACTACTTAAAATATCAATAGTTTCATCTTCTGCCCACTATTATCGTTTCCAACTGTCCTTGGCTAATTCATTCATTCTGGATTATAAAGTACAATGTGTTTTTCTTTTTGGTTGGCCCCCTAGACAAATCGTGGATTCACTTGCTGTCCACTGGATCTCCTTTACGTGCATGGGATTTACACACACTATCTACCAGTACAAGTTCCAAACTGTGCAACTAACCCGTAATTAAACATTGAACGAACACCAGCTATTGTGCCTGTAGGTGATTCTCTAGTATGCATGTGAAAAGTTAACAATAACATTTCATTCATCCCAGCTAATTTGCACCCTAGGCATATAACTTTTGTAGTAATGACGGAACAAATCGTGAAATTCTAATTAAAGCCCTGTAAACAACTTCAATAGGCCAACTTACCTCATCTTGTTCGATTCTTGCTATGCATGACTTAATATCTTCAAGACAGGCAACTGACGAAATGTCCAATCCCTCCGGCATCACAACAGGACAACCCTACGATATGCACGAACCCCTAAAAGTGCAATAAACTTTCCGGCTGGCATCATACCTTATTTCACAGCGGCGCGCTCTCCATATTATTATAAAAAGGGTGGTGTTAGCGTATCCAGCAACTAAAGTGAACTGCGAATTCTTCAAGTGCGAGACATTTTGAGTTTGGCTATAATGGAATTGAGTACAGTATTTAGCATCTGCTTCACCTGCTGCTTGTTGTTGACAGCCAGCTTATCAGCGCCTGTACCTGCTGCTGAAACAATCCAAGAATTGGAGCATCGAGTGGAGGAGCTCACAAACCAACTACACCTGCTGGAAGAGAACGAACTACACGATAGATCACGAAGAGCAGCCAGCAACGTCTTGAATGAAAACCGTAagtcagctagctagctactatagctATGGTTTGTAGTGCTTTGTACTAAGATACTCAGCTACTTAATTAGCCAAAACAGATTTAGGTGCAAGATTTTTATATGTTCTTCCTCTTTGCAGAAGTACCAAAGAGATCATGCAAGGAGATTTATGATGATGACAACACTGCTGCTGATGGACTGTACAAGACAGCACCCACTGATAACAAGGGAGAGTTTACTGTCTACTGCGATATGACCACCAGTGGAGGAGGATGGACCATTATCCAGAGGAGAGAGAACAGTGCAACTGACTTCTACAGAGAATGGCAAGAGTACAAGACTGGCTTTGGCAAAATGGATGGCAACTTTTGGCTGGGTTTGGAGAAGATTCACCGTATCACTCAGATTGAGAATCACAAGCTCCTGGTAACAATGGTAGACCATGATGATGCAACTTTCACAGCTGAGTATGACCTTTTTAAAGTTGACAGTGCTGCTACCGATTACCAACTTGATATTGGAACCTACACGAGCACTGGCACTGGTGCTGCCGGTGATTCTCTTTCCATCCACGACAACCAAAAGTTCACCACTTCAGACAAAGACAATGATGATAACACTTCAGAgaattgtgctgtaaagcatcaTGGTGCTTGGTGGTACAAAGACTGCCACGAGTCAAATCTCAATGGAAAATACTATGCTGGTGACTACGGAGATCACGATGGAATGAACCCATCAGCAGTTGCAGATGGAATTGTGTGGTTCACTACCACAGGCTGGTGGCATTCACTGAAAACAATCACCATGGCGATCAAACCAAGCAGTTAGTTATGTGCAAGACTCATTGAGTGCTCCCTGACCTCAACCTACAGCATGTACTTTTTATGAACGTAAACTGTGTAATATAATAGGTATACATCATGCACTTACACAATTGTGTATTGTACTTTGGTCGCTTTCGGTATGGCTAACCTACTGTCTAAATAGGtaactttaattttttttaaattctttttgtatattgcatgttgAAACTATAGTTATTATGCCTGTTGTATATGTAATCAGTTTGTAATGATAATGCTTTAATTGAGTGATAAATTATATTTGCTGAAGAGATGTATACACTTAACAATGCTCTACGCCCAACTGTCCTGGACTAAACTTAGATAAGGTACTAGGTTTCTATGTGTACACATAGACTGGCTTTACCAAGCCTCTGTTGATTTCCTATATTCTATATATAGTATTATTGTGAATATACTGTTACACTATACTTTACAATAGTAGTATTGGGGATCTATATTTGTAAGGATTCGCTTGTTAATTATCATAAGGACCATTGAATTAGCTACACATGTAAGACTTCACTTGGCCTTAttcaagctatgtagctatttaaTATGGGTCAATGTAACGCCGGATCAAATAGATACACTTCCTGTAACGTAGCTAGCTGTCTGTCCGTCTGTCTAGTTCCACTAGGGACCAGTGTAAAGTTTGCAAATACGGTATAGAGAATCTTAGAGCAcaccaaaggagccacaacatGCAGTTGGTTATGCATGAGAATCGATGAGATATAGCTGGAACCTCCTCAGTCATGCTTCACTGCAATTTGAAACATATTTTTTATTTGTTAGCTAGCAATGTGAATAACTTCTCTCCAGTACAAGCTAACTCCACGTAATCTTTTTGGCCGGAAAGCTATGGCTCATAGAGATAGCAATAAACTTCCTTAGCTAAATAGCTACCTATGAAAGAAATATACaggtatatgtagctacagtagactagctagctatgtgggcTGCACATTTCCATGATGCATGGGGCTCAGCTGGTACACAGCATAACTACAAATCCATTTCACGCTAATTTATAACAAATTAAGCGTTTGCACTTGTCAAAAGACGACACGTGACGTTTACTgatacaaaatgatgtaataaatCACGCGACCACTTTTGTAGGGAAGCACCTATATATGAACTGGAAGTAGCTATAGGATCACTATGAATGTCTCTGACAACAAATTGGAAATGAAAGGAGTCAAATTAAGCACTATTGCGATACTCTGTGTGTTCTTATTCGACTTGGCGGTGTCTACAACACCTACACGAGCCCAGGCGGAGAGACTGCAACAGCAAATACGAGAGTTGACTTTACAAATACAGGAACAACAGGAGGCCGCTAAACTCAGGCGATCTCGACAAGTCACCAGCCAAGTATTGAATGAAAACCGTAAGTATAAAATTTTACAATGTGTCTGGTAAGTTGAGTGTGCATTAATGCCTTGCAGAGGTACCCAAGAGGTGTTGTATCGAGATCTTGGAAGAGGACAGCACTGCACAGTCTGGGTTGTACAGAATAGCACTAACTGACAACAAAGGGGAATTTACTGTTTGCTGTGACATGTCAGCTGGAGGATGGACTATCATACAGCACAGGCAGGATAATACAACAGATTTCTACAGAGACTGGCAACAGTACAAGACAGGTTTTGGCAACATGGATGGCAACTTTTGGCTGGGCCTGGAGAACATACACCGAATTACACAAACTGAGAGCCATGAGCTTATGATCACAATGATGGACCATGATGATGTCACTTTTGTAGCAAGATACAACTTGTTCAAGGTTGACAGTGAAGCAACTGATTATCAACTAGAAATAGGAAACTACATAGGAGCCAGCAGTACAGCAGGAAACTCACTACAAATTCATGATAATCAAAAGTTTTCCACATATGATAATGACAATGGCGTTAACCCTACCAAGAACTGTGCAGAGAAGCACCATGGAGCTTGGTGGTACAAAAACTGTCACGAAACAAATCTTAATGGCAAATACTATCATGGCGATTACTCTGCAACTGACGCGGATGGTATAGTGTGGTACGGAGTTGGAGGATATTGGCATTCCCTCAAGACTGTAACAATGGCCATCAAGCCTGTCTAGACTGAACTATACTCTAGTTATACCACCACTAAAATAATAGATTTTTAACAGTGCGCATGTACTACATGCATATATTATTCATATTTGCAGCAATCAATTACAACTGCAGTTAATCTAAAAAATGGGAGGGTAAACCATTTACCATAATCGCTCACATGAACAGAGGTAATGACATGCATGACATGTTACTAAAAATACAACGTTTGAAATAGGGGACATTTTACAACCAAAATAGGTGTTCGTCGAAGCAAGTTTTGGTCAGTAGGAAATCACGCAGACAAAATGCATATCGGACTTGACAAAGTTGATTTTCAGTGTAAGAAAAAGTTTCACAAGCATCCAATGACACATAACTTGGTTCTAGCATTCTATCTGTTTATTTGGAGTACTACAATTAGGCCATGTACTACACCATTACATTTAGAGTTCTGGCGTCTTTATGTTCAGGCAGCCATAAATCATAACCAGCAAATACTATTACTGTGAAACAAGTTTGTATACTAGTGTTCCACACTGCCATGTATATTCAGTAATTCTGTTTTCACAAAATAGAAATTCAATATTGATTGATGTACGTAGTTACTATGTAAATTAGTCATTTATATAACTTACATTATACGCATTATATTATTACAAAATAAAACTGCACACGTCCATCAAATACATTAGTATCCATGTAAAAGGCTCATTGCTTCAGCCGTGCTAATCCTAACCTCATCAGAAGGATCTTTCAATAGCAGGATTAGTGCTGTTTcaagaaaaacaaaacaacCACAGTCAATGTGACAACATCTTAACTGTATTTACCTTCACAGATGTGCTCCTTAGAGATCACCGAGGAGTATTCAGTAGGCAGGTTTCCAAGCATATAGCCTAAATTAAACCCATAGTAAATGCATTTAGCAGACTGCAGCAAACACTTTTCACTTTAAATTACTATTCAACACTCATTACTTTTGTAGGTAGGTGTTAAAAACCTTACTGAGAGAATTATCTGatgcaaaaaaaataaaaaatactaCGCAACTGATACTACAGTAAAATGGTGATAGCATAGATACAATACTAGAAATAAGGACAAAATGAATGTGTAAGGAAGTTTGTATACATGCCACCAACATGTTAACTTTGTTATGAGTACAAGAGGAGCTATCAAAGCAACAGGGTGATTGTATACTCACATCATGTTGGTAAACAGAACAAACTATCACTGATAACAACTGACACCGAAAGTCAAAACATATAGACAATAACTCAATACAACCTATATTTCCATGACAACAAACAAAGTTACTTCTTAACTCACCAACTAGTAACGCTGCATTGCATTTTACTCGTGACCAAGTGCTCTTAAAGAATGAGACAGCTCCCATGACATAGAAGTTCACCTTGTCCTTGAAATCAATTACCTAAAATAGTAGCAAATTGAATGCTTTGGCTGCAGTCCTGTCAAGCCATACACACAAGACGCAAGCAGACTATCTTAATATATAGAAAGTATAGACTACAAAATAGCTTAAGTTAGGCAGGTACCTCTCCTATTCACACAAATCCTATTTAAAGAGGTTTCCTTAACTTTTCAATAGCAAATAGAATACACTGACATCAGAAAGAGTTTGGTAAATGGAAGGGTGTCAAGGAGTTATACTCAACAAGGCAGCTCAATCAGTTACTAACTGGTAGGAGGAGGTTAATTGGTTGGCTCTACATGAGAAGATTGCTGATACAAGCATTGAGAATAATGATGCAAGAGCCAGCAGAAACCATACATTATGaaattatttcaaaatattttcacTTGAATATTTTAATGATAAACAGGCAGCTCTTACAACATGCTTGCAGAGATCATTGAGAAAGTCAGGATAGAGTAATGGAGCATCAGGGTCAAGATGTTTCTGAAACATTTCGTTGACTTTTACCGAACCCATCAGTGGGCCAAGTTTGATAAGAGCAGTCTTGCAGGCCTACAAAATGAAGAATAATCAAACATTACATATTTCGTAAAAACAACTTACTGATTTCACTTCTTCTTCGTCTTCATTTAGATGCAATAATACACTGACAAAGTTGGTCTGGATTTGTTCCAGGAAAGGTCCTTTGGAGTGTCCCTTGCCAAAACGTGATAGGCTACCAAACAGCCGAAAGGCAGCTGCTCTTACAGCTCCAGCTGGCTGAAATTGAAACAAACATTGAAATAATCATTGCAATAACAACCAATTAATAGATGCTAATTAATATTAAGTAACCACCTCAATTGGTGTtagctaaaaataattttttcttAGTGAGTTAAAATGTTTTTGACATCAATAGGGCACCACCTGTATCCACTAGCTGGAACAGAGTTCAGGTCAAGTGGCTATATCATCACTTACAAGTTCAATAGAACTGTTACATTTCATGTACAGGAAAGTTCATGCGGTTTGTCTGCTTCTCCCAAGGAAGGAGAAGTGCAGTGTTGCATAAGAACTATTGAACAATATAAGTACTAGTGGATAAAACATAACTATATTAGCTGTGTGGAAAGTATTCCTATTCAGTGATTGTTGAAGTACATAGTTACTTCAGGGCATCAGTGTTTGCAATTTGTTGTCTAATAGTTGACATCTACTTTGGCAAGACTCAAATATTACACAACTAACATAATGGCACAGAGAAAACATCTCAATTGCCtagcagactcctgtaagtgttcgagcgttaatcggatgctGTAGGTTCAAGGCTACCCAGGTACAGTCAtggattcatcaacttttcaaacatacattatacttaacatctttaaacaggctgcaaGACCACCAAGTTCTGCAGACCCACAGCACTTGTGTTGAAAAGCCTTAATACATGTAAATAGTTTCTTATTTAGACATTACCAAGTGGTCTACATTGTATctataaccatagataatatagtacaagtagGGATTCAcaaaagtgacatcatttccGTAGGAACTAACAGTTttgtcaagagtacataatatttatataaaTATGATGTACTCTTGGTTTCATGTATGGACAATCCTCGTCACAGGTTTGACTTGGTCTTGGTTACGGGTTCAGAATAAGCCTCGCCTCACAAAATATAACCTT contains:
- the LOC136262905 gene encoding fibrinogen C domain-containing protein 1-B-like; the protein is MELSTVFSICFTCCLLLTASLSAPVPAAETIQELEHRVEELTNQLHLLEENELHDRSRRAASNVLNENQVPKRSCKEIYDDDNTAADGLYKTAPTDNKGEFTVYCDMTTSGGGWTIIQRRENSATDFYREWQEYKTGFGKMDGNFWLGLEKIHRITQIENHKLLVTMVDHDDATFTAEYDLFKVDSAATDYQLDIGTYTSTGTGAAGDSLSIHDNQKFTTSDKDNDDNTSENCAVKHHGAWWYKDCHESNLNGKYYAGDYGDHDGMNPSAVADGIVWFTTTGWWHSLKTITMAIKPSS
- the LOC136262906 gene encoding fibrinogen-like protein 1, with protein sequence MNVSDNKLEMKGVKLSTIAILCVFLFDLAVSTTPTRAQAERLQQQIRELTLQIQEQQEAAKLRRSRQVTSQVLNENQVPKRCCIEILEEDSTAQSGLYRIALTDNKGEFTVCCDMSAGGWTIIQHRQDNTTDFYRDWQQYKTGFGNMDGNFWLGLENIHRITQTESHELMITMMDHDDVTFVARYNLFKVDSEATDYQLEIGNYIGASSTAGNSLQIHDNQKFSTYDNDNGVNPTKNCAEKHHGAWWYKNCHETNLNGKYYHGDYSATDADGIVWYGVGGYWHSLKTVTMAIKPV